The following proteins are co-located in the Mobula birostris isolate sMobBir1 chromosome 26, sMobBir1.hap1, whole genome shotgun sequence genome:
- the LOC140188119 gene encoding gap junction beta-5 protein-like isoform X2: MEQTQMDLDMETIPTFLSGSQPPVSFLGRNGLATLFVVRLFAMIVTAETIWKDDLHDLFCNSTQVGCRQECYNEFSVLTPFIFFALQTIFVTTLLIAVSCSKNLRQYHNSGQVDSNCLSMLSRVLTEGMFLVLWHAIYPGLSRKSAFKCDRFPCEPTVVCTMLGNRQKNAFSMFMYMCSLVCILICMIEIFTLAKKRAKSITKIQV; the protein is encoded by the coding sequence CAAACTCAGATGGATCTGGACATGGAAACGATCCCGACGTTCTTAAGCGGCAGTCAACCGCCTGTGTCCTTTCTCGGTAGAAATGGTCTGGCCACGTTATTTGTCGTTCGACTCTTCGCTATGATTGTCACCGCAGAAACCATTTGGAAAGACGACTTGCACGATCTGTTCTGTAATTCTACCCAAGTGGGCTGTCGTCAAGAATGTTACAACGAGTTTTCTGTTCTAACGCCATTTATCTTCTTTGCGCTACAAACAATATTCGTTACCACACTGTTGATCGCGGTAAGCTGCAGCAAGAACCTGAGGCAGTACCATAACTCTGGTCAAGTGGACAGCAATTGTTTGAGTATGCTTTCCAGAGTACTTACTGAAGGAATGTTCCTCGTCCTATGGCATGCGATCTACCCTGGTTTATCAAGGAAATCTGCCTTTAAATGCGACAGATTTCCCTGTGAGCCAACTGTGGTCTGCACTATGCTTGGAAATAGACAGAAAAATGCCTTTTCAATGTTTATGTACATGTGTTCCTTGGTTTGCATATTGATATGTATGATTGAAATATTCACATTAGCAAAAAAGCGCGCAAAAAGTATCACCAAAAtacaggtttag
- the LOC140188119 gene encoding gap junction beta-5 protein-like isoform X1 has protein sequence MGKQTQMDLDMETIPTFLSGSQPPVSFLGRNGLATLFVVRLFAMIVTAETIWKDDLHDLFCNSTQVGCRQECYNEFSVLTPFIFFALQTIFVTTLLIAVSCSKNLRQYHNSGQVDSNCLSMLSRVLTEGMFLVLWHAIYPGLSRKSAFKCDRFPCEPTVVCTMLGNRQKNAFSMFMYMCSLVCILICMIEIFTLAKKRAKSITKIQV, from the coding sequence CAAACTCAGATGGATCTGGACATGGAAACGATCCCGACGTTCTTAAGCGGCAGTCAACCGCCTGTGTCCTTTCTCGGTAGAAATGGTCTGGCCACGTTATTTGTCGTTCGACTCTTCGCTATGATTGTCACCGCAGAAACCATTTGGAAAGACGACTTGCACGATCTGTTCTGTAATTCTACCCAAGTGGGCTGTCGTCAAGAATGTTACAACGAGTTTTCTGTTCTAACGCCATTTATCTTCTTTGCGCTACAAACAATATTCGTTACCACACTGTTGATCGCGGTAAGCTGCAGCAAGAACCTGAGGCAGTACCATAACTCTGGTCAAGTGGACAGCAATTGTTTGAGTATGCTTTCCAGAGTACTTACTGAAGGAATGTTCCTCGTCCTATGGCATGCGATCTACCCTGGTTTATCAAGGAAATCTGCCTTTAAATGCGACAGATTTCCCTGTGAGCCAACTGTGGTCTGCACTATGCTTGGAAATAGACAGAAAAATGCCTTTTCAATGTTTATGTACATGTGTTCCTTGGTTTGCATATTGATATGTATGATTGAAATATTCACATTAGCAAAAAAGCGCGCAAAAAGTATCACCAAAAtacaggtttag
- the LOC140188119 gene encoding gap junction beta-5 protein-like isoform X3, which produces MDLDMETIPTFLSGSQPPVSFLGRNGLATLFVVRLFAMIVTAETIWKDDLHDLFCNSTQVGCRQECYNEFSVLTPFIFFALQTIFVTTLLIAVSCSKNLRQYHNSGQVDSNCLSMLSRVLTEGMFLVLWHAIYPGLSRKSAFKCDRFPCEPTVVCTMLGNRQKNAFSMFMYMCSLVCILICMIEIFTLAKKRAKSITKIQV; this is translated from the coding sequence ATGGATCTGGACATGGAAACGATCCCGACGTTCTTAAGCGGCAGTCAACCGCCTGTGTCCTTTCTCGGTAGAAATGGTCTGGCCACGTTATTTGTCGTTCGACTCTTCGCTATGATTGTCACCGCAGAAACCATTTGGAAAGACGACTTGCACGATCTGTTCTGTAATTCTACCCAAGTGGGCTGTCGTCAAGAATGTTACAACGAGTTTTCTGTTCTAACGCCATTTATCTTCTTTGCGCTACAAACAATATTCGTTACCACACTGTTGATCGCGGTAAGCTGCAGCAAGAACCTGAGGCAGTACCATAACTCTGGTCAAGTGGACAGCAATTGTTTGAGTATGCTTTCCAGAGTACTTACTGAAGGAATGTTCCTCGTCCTATGGCATGCGATCTACCCTGGTTTATCAAGGAAATCTGCCTTTAAATGCGACAGATTTCCCTGTGAGCCAACTGTGGTCTGCACTATGCTTGGAAATAGACAGAAAAATGCCTTTTCAATGTTTATGTACATGTGTTCCTTGGTTTGCATATTGATATGTATGATTGAAATATTCACATTAGCAAAAAAGCGCGCAAAAAGTATCACCAAAAtacaggtttag